A section of the Paenibacillus aurantius genome encodes:
- a CDS encoding metal-sensitive transcriptional regulator, with protein MEELTQDNAQTPTHDSCCTNGRQSHHSEKTKNNLINRLNRIEGQVRGLKGLIEKDTYCDNVLNQISSVQSALNGVGKLLLEHHMKSCVIERIQDGENEVIDELLVTINKLMK; from the coding sequence ATGGAGGAACTTACGCAAGATAATGCCCAGACGCCTACCCACGATTCGTGCTGCACGAACGGGCGGCAAAGTCACCATTCTGAAAAAACGAAAAACAATTTGATAAACCGCCTAAACCGAATCGAAGGTCAGGTTCGGGGGCTTAAAGGTTTGATTGAGAAGGATACTTACTGCGACAATGTGCTAAATCAAATTTCATCGGTCCAGTCCGCATTGAACGGTGTAGGAAAACTTCTTTTGGAGCACCATATGAAGAGTTGTGTGATCGAGCGTATTCAAGACGGGGAGAACGAAGTGATTGACGAACTCCTAGTCACCATTAATAAGCTTATGAAATAA
- a CDS encoding MFS transporter → MSTQANAIAAPDARRWKALFLLCLAQFMVIMDTSIIGVALPAIKEALGYSQDSLQWIFNAYVIFLGGFMLLGGRLSDLFGQRRMFMLGFFILSMASLLAGLAWSEAAMNAGRALQGLGSAFILPAALTIVMILFSHNPKERNKALGYWGASAAAGGTAGVFLGGVITEWLSWNWTFLINIPVGIFALIYSMRVLPAGERQMGSVDVIGSLAITAALILAVYAIVTAEQVGWGSVQTLTLLLIAALLLLVFFVIQKVKREPLIPLGIFAAPNLLAGNLAFGLLAGAWIPLWFFLNLYLQQVLRFSAFAGGVALVPMTVLVMVVMIGLTGRLVGRFGFKSILVIGFLALTGSLFLLAGYTPIHGSFVANVLPASLLGALGMALAFIPGTIASMSGAKPEETGLASGIANTSYQIGSAIGLAIMSAVAASWTGGQLEKGAEQIAALNTGFHAAFIGAAIASVAGALLALLFLRKPKQ, encoded by the coding sequence ATGTCAACGCAAGCAAATGCAATTGCAGCGCCGGATGCACGAAGATGGAAAGCCTTATTTTTGCTTTGTCTCGCACAATTCATGGTGATTATGGATACATCCATTATTGGGGTGGCGCTTCCGGCCATCAAGGAAGCGCTCGGCTATTCTCAAGATAGCCTCCAATGGATTTTCAACGCCTATGTCATCTTCCTGGGGGGCTTCATGCTCCTTGGCGGACGCCTATCTGATCTGTTTGGCCAGCGAAGAATGTTCATGCTGGGATTTTTCATTCTTTCCATGGCTTCTTTGCTGGCCGGTCTTGCCTGGTCGGAGGCAGCGATGAATGCCGGTAGAGCCCTGCAGGGTCTAGGATCGGCGTTCATTTTGCCTGCCGCGCTAACGATTGTGATGATTTTATTCAGTCATAACCCGAAAGAACGGAATAAGGCGCTCGGTTATTGGGGAGCCTCAGCGGCAGCTGGCGGTACGGCAGGTGTGTTTCTTGGCGGTGTCATTACCGAATGGCTCAGCTGGAACTGGACATTCCTCATCAATATCCCGGTAGGGATATTCGCACTGATTTATAGCATGAGGGTCCTTCCAGCCGGAGAACGTCAGATGGGGAGCGTTGATGTTATCGGATCGCTGGCGATCACAGCGGCGCTTATCCTCGCTGTTTATGCTATTGTTACGGCTGAGCAAGTTGGATGGGGATCCGTCCAGACGCTTACCTTGCTTCTCATTGCCGCGTTGCTGTTACTCGTATTCTTTGTGATTCAAAAAGTAAAAAGAGAGCCTCTTATCCCGCTTGGCATATTTGCCGCGCCGAACTTACTTGCCGGCAACCTTGCTTTTGGCCTGCTGGCAGGTGCATGGATTCCGTTATGGTTCTTCTTGAATTTGTATTTGCAGCAAGTATTGCGGTTCTCAGCATTTGCTGGCGGCGTAGCACTTGTCCCCATGACGGTTCTCGTCATGGTTGTCATGATCGGATTAACGGGGCGTTTAGTCGGACGATTTGGTTTTAAAAGCATTCTGGTTATTGGGTTTCTTGCTTTGACAGGCTCTCTGTTCCTGTTAGCCGGCTATACGCCGATCCATGGGAGCTTTGTGGCGAATGTACTTCCAGCGTCTTTGCTGGGTGCATTGGGAATGGCGCTTGCCTTCATCCCCGGCACTATTGCTTCGATGTCAGGGGCAAAGCCGGAAGAAACGGGCCTAGCATCAGGGATCGCCAATACAAGCTATCAGATCGGTTCGGCGATTGGTCTTGCCATTATGTCTGCAGTGGCAGCCTCCTGGACAGGCGGGCAGCTTGAAAAAGGGGCAGAGCAAATCGCCGCACTGAATACCGGCTTCCATGCGGCGTTCATCGGGGCGGCGATCGCTTCAGTCGCAGGCGCGCTCCTTGCACTGCTTTTCTTGCGGAAACCGAAGCAATAA
- a CDS encoding nitrite reductase: MGEKTKLAVSPAIQVGGSLFTPDQLAKIGTVAGSDTKIEMTSFKQLYLEVPLDKREAIQEELEHAGLEVYPAGFATKSLIACNFCKGAEGAGLETARILNRAIAGIATPTPLKIGYAGCALGTSEPLLKDIAVVKMRDTFDIYVGGEPKGIKTVTGRLLVSGLTEERLVFVVSTLIDFYKQQAKGKEKFSKFVDRITMEQLKQIVA; the protein is encoded by the coding sequence ATGGGAGAAAAGACGAAACTGGCGGTATCGCCTGCGATTCAAGTCGGGGGAAGCCTATTTACGCCGGATCAACTTGCCAAAATTGGTACGGTTGCCGGTTCGGACACCAAAATTGAAATGACCTCCTTCAAGCAGCTTTACTTGGAAGTGCCTCTTGATAAGCGAGAAGCCATCCAGGAAGAGCTTGAGCACGCCGGCTTGGAAGTGTATCCGGCCGGGTTTGCGACCAAGAGCCTGATCGCCTGCAACTTCTGCAAAGGCGCGGAAGGAGCCGGTCTGGAGACGGCTCGCATCTTGAATCGGGCGATCGCCGGCATCGCGACGCCAACGCCGCTGAAGATTGGCTACGCAGGCTGTGCGCTGGGCACAAGTGAGCCGCTGCTGAAGGATATCGCTGTCGTCAAAATGCGGGATACGTTCGATATTTATGTTGGAGGAGAACCTAAAGGCATCAAAACGGTGACAGGACGGCTGCTTGTCTCCGGCCTAACAGAGGAACGACTGGTCTTTGTGGTATCTACGCTTATTGATTTCTACAAGCAGCAAGCAAAAGGAAAAGAGAAGTTCAGCAAATTCGTGGACCGGATCACGATGGAGCAGTTAAAACAAATCGTCGCGTAA
- a CDS encoding heavy metal translocating P-type ATPase: protein MEAARLETEQTSLQLTGMTCATCANRIEKGLHKLEGVTKANVNFALERATVTYDPKKVNLAQMEQSIQKLGYGTAKKVVDFKLEGMTCAACANKIENGLGKLPGVTNASVNFAMETARVEYNAADVSIADMQQRVEKLGYKAIPKQDEANHSEHREKAISQQKRKLLISAVLSLPLLWSMVSHFSFLSWIWMPELFMNPWFQLALATPVQFYIGKQFYVGAFKALRNKSANMDVLVSLGTSAAYFYSLYLTIEWASMGSMAHHGPSMYYETSAVLITLVILGKLFESLAKGRTSEAIKTLMGLQAKTALVVRNGQEMTIPVENVLVGDIVVVKPGEKIPVDGEVLEGSSSVDESMLTGESIPVEKKAGDSVIGATVNKNGRLSLKATKVGKETALAQIIKVVEEAQGSKAPIQRVADVISGIFVPIVVGIAVAAFLVWYFWVTPGDFANALEKGIAILVIACPCALGLATPTSIMAGSGRAAELGVLFKGGEHLESTHKIDTIILDKTGTVTKGKPELTDVASAHTEEHAFLRLVGAAEKDSEHPLAEAIVAGIRAKGIELPATDQFEAIPGFGIRAVVEGKEVLAGTRKLMAKYDVSVEQELDRMTQLEEDGKTAMLIAVDGAYAGLVAVADTIKDTSKEAITRLKEMGIEVIMITGDNERTARAIAGQVGIDHVRAEVLPEGKAEEVKRLQAQGKKVAMVGDGINDAPALAMADIGMAIGTGTDVAMEAADVTLMRGDLTSIPDAIYMSRKTMSNIRQNLFWALGYNTLGIPIAAIGLLAPWVAGAAMALSSVSVVLNALRLQRVKVRSVS, encoded by the coding sequence ATGGAAGCAGCCAGACTGGAAACGGAGCAAACATCCCTGCAATTAACCGGTATGACATGCGCCACTTGCGCAAACCGGATTGAGAAGGGACTCCATAAACTCGAAGGGGTGACGAAAGCGAACGTGAACTTTGCCCTGGAACGGGCGACGGTTACGTACGATCCGAAAAAAGTAAATCTCGCGCAAATGGAACAAAGCATTCAGAAACTCGGCTACGGTACGGCAAAAAAAGTCGTCGATTTCAAACTGGAAGGCATGACCTGCGCGGCTTGCGCGAATAAGATCGAGAATGGCCTTGGCAAATTGCCCGGCGTCACGAACGCTTCCGTTAACTTTGCTATGGAAACCGCACGGGTCGAATACAACGCGGCCGATGTATCTATCGCCGATATGCAGCAGCGCGTGGAAAAGCTGGGCTATAAAGCGATACCGAAGCAAGACGAAGCCAATCATTCGGAGCATCGCGAGAAAGCCATTTCGCAACAAAAGCGCAAGCTGCTGATCTCCGCCGTCCTTTCGCTGCCGCTGCTCTGGTCCATGGTCAGTCACTTTTCGTTCTTATCCTGGATCTGGATGCCGGAACTTTTCATGAATCCGTGGTTTCAATTGGCGTTGGCTACACCCGTTCAATTTTACATTGGCAAACAGTTCTATGTGGGCGCGTTCAAAGCGTTGCGGAATAAGAGCGCCAATATGGACGTACTCGTCTCGCTCGGAACGTCGGCTGCGTATTTCTACAGCTTATACTTAACCATTGAATGGGCCTCAATGGGCAGCATGGCGCATCACGGTCCATCGATGTACTACGAAACGAGCGCGGTCCTGATCACTCTCGTTATTCTCGGGAAGCTTTTCGAGTCGCTGGCTAAAGGCCGTACATCCGAGGCGATCAAAACGCTGATGGGCCTTCAGGCGAAAACGGCTCTCGTTGTTCGGAATGGGCAGGAAATGACGATTCCGGTCGAAAACGTACTTGTCGGCGATATCGTGGTGGTGAAACCGGGGGAGAAGATTCCGGTAGATGGGGAAGTCCTGGAAGGCAGCTCTTCGGTCGATGAATCGATGCTAACCGGCGAAAGCATCCCGGTCGAGAAAAAAGCCGGAGACAGCGTGATCGGTGCTACCGTCAACAAAAACGGCAGATTGAGCTTGAAAGCGACCAAAGTGGGCAAGGAAACCGCCCTTGCCCAAATCATTAAAGTCGTGGAAGAAGCGCAAGGCTCGAAAGCGCCTATTCAACGGGTAGCGGATGTCATTTCCGGAATCTTCGTACCGATCGTCGTAGGGATTGCGGTTGCTGCATTTCTCGTTTGGTACTTCTGGGTTACCCCGGGCGATTTCGCAAATGCGCTGGAGAAAGGGATTGCCATCCTGGTCATCGCCTGCCCTTGCGCACTGGGGCTTGCTACACCGACATCGATTATGGCGGGTTCCGGCCGAGCCGCGGAGCTTGGCGTGCTGTTCAAAGGCGGCGAGCATTTGGAATCCACGCACAAGATCGATACGATCATTCTCGACAAAACCGGCACCGTAACGAAAGGTAAACCGGAACTTACGGATGTTGCCTCCGCGCATACGGAAGAACATGCCTTTCTACGCTTGGTTGGCGCTGCCGAGAAGGACTCCGAGCATCCGCTTGCGGAAGCAATCGTTGCCGGAATCCGGGCCAAAGGCATCGAGCTTCCGGCAACCGATCAGTTCGAGGCGATTCCAGGGTTTGGGATCCGTGCCGTCGTCGAAGGCAAAGAGGTTCTGGCCGGTACGCGCAAGCTGATGGCGAAATATGACGTTTCGGTGGAACAGGAGCTTGACCGGATGACGCAGCTTGAAGAAGATGGAAAAACGGCGATGCTGATTGCGGTTGACGGAGCGTATGCGGGTCTCGTCGCGGTAGCCGATACGATTAAAGATACGTCGAAAGAGGCTATAACGCGACTGAAAGAAATGGGTATTGAGGTCATCATGATCACGGGTGACAACGAACGCACCGCACGGGCGATTGCGGGGCAAGTCGGCATCGATCATGTTCGCGCCGAAGTGCTTCCGGAAGGCAAAGCGGAAGAAGTGAAGAGGCTGCAAGCCCAGGGCAAGAAGGTGGCGATGGTCGGCGACGGTATCAATGACGCCCCCGCGCTGGCGATGGCAGATATCGGCATGGCGATCGGTACCGGTACGGACGTGGCTATGGAGGCTGCCGACGTCACCCTGATGCGCGGCGATCTGACGAGCATACCGGATGCGATCTACATGAGCCGCAAGACGATGAGTAACATCCGCCAAAACCTCTTCTGGGCACTCGGCTACAACACCCTCGGTATTCCGATTGCCGCGATTGGACTGCTGGCCCCTTGGGTTGCGGGCGCGGCGATGGCGCTCAGTTCGGTGTCCGTCGTCCTTAACGCTTTGCGGCTGCAGCGTGTCAAGGTTCGCTCTGTATCCTAG
- a CDS encoding cation transporter → MKKVTLKVEGMSCEHCVNSIEGALKTIGASGKVDLSGGTVAVAYDESQLTLAAIKEAIEEQGYDVV, encoded by the coding sequence ATGAAAAAGGTAACGTTGAAAGTTGAAGGTATGTCTTGCGAACACTGTGTCAATTCGATTGAAGGGGCTTTGAAAACAATCGGGGCAAGCGGCAAAGTCGATCTCTCGGGCGGAACGGTAGCTGTAGCGTACGATGAAAGCCAACTGACGCTCGCTGCCATTAAGGAAGCCATTGAAGAACAAGGATACGACGTGGTTTAA
- a CDS encoding metal-sensitive transcriptional regulator produces MDVMEVKVEEACCPSDNGRRSHHSLAVKSDLTVRLNRLEGQIRGVKGLIAKDTYCDQVLNQIAAIQAALNSVRKVLLTGHLKECVVERIQQGDAEVVDELLQTIQKLMK; encoded by the coding sequence ATGGACGTTATGGAAGTGAAGGTTGAAGAAGCATGTTGCCCGTCCGATAATGGCCGAAGAAGTCACCATTCCCTAGCCGTAAAATCGGACCTGACCGTTCGCCTAAATCGTCTTGAAGGGCAAATTCGCGGTGTGAAAGGTCTCATTGCTAAAGACACTTATTGCGATCAGGTGTTAAATCAGATCGCTGCCATCCAAGCTGCACTGAACAGCGTGCGAAAAGTTCTTTTGACAGGACATCTTAAAGAGTGTGTGGTAGAGCGCATCCAACAAGGCGATGCCGAAGTCGTAGATGAGCTGCTGCAAACCATTCAAAAGCTGATGAAATAA